A single window of Gehongia tenuis DNA harbors:
- a CDS encoding ribose-phosphate diphosphokinase, translating to MNTKESMIFAGSSGKGFAQRVCDYIGVPLGKSQVIKFSEGNTMVRILEPIRNKEVFFFQPIGMNPNDEFVEILFFMDAFKRASAQSVTAIIPYFSYAKGDKKDEPRVSIRARVCAECLELAGADRVVTMDLHSAQVQGFFKKPVDHLYAMPILTEYVRSLAIDNAVIVSPDSGYAKQARKFASHLGLPVAIGDKTRYGHDEKAEVLDVVGEVKDKNCVIVDDFTISGGTLVSLAVELKRRGAERIIACLSHNIISEEGVKKLEASPIDTIISTDTVENPHIAGHKKFKTITVAPLFAEAVMRTHDRESLSPLFEQASERILKSVFEYDKE from the coding sequence TTGAACACCAAAGAAAGTATGATTTTTGCCGGCAGTTCCGGCAAGGGCTTTGCCCAGCGGGTATGTGATTACATCGGGGTGCCCTTGGGCAAATCTCAGGTCATCAAGTTCTCCGAGGGCAACACCATGGTGCGCATTCTGGAGCCCATAAGAAACAAGGAAGTATTTTTCTTCCAGCCCATCGGGATGAATCCCAACGATGAGTTCGTGGAGATTCTGTTTTTTATGGATGCTTTCAAGCGGGCAAGCGCTCAGTCGGTGACGGCAATCATTCCCTATTTTTCCTACGCCAAAGGCGACAAGAAGGATGAGCCGCGGGTGTCCATCCGAGCGCGGGTGTGCGCCGAGTGCCTGGAACTGGCTGGTGCGGACCGCGTGGTGACCATGGACCTGCACAGCGCCCAGGTTCAGGGTTTCTTCAAAAAACCGGTTGATCACCTCTATGCCATGCCCATTCTAACGGAATACGTGCGCAGTCTGGCCATTGACAATGCCGTGATCGTCTCTCCGGATTCCGGCTATGCCAAGCAGGCCCGCAAGTTTGCCAGTCATTTGGGCCTTCCTGTGGCCATTGGCGACAAAACGCGCTATGGTCATGACGAAAAGGCGGAAGTGTTGGATGTGGTGGGGGAAGTGAAGGATAAGAACTGCGTTATCGTGGACGACTTCACCATCTCCGGCGGCACGCTGGTGAGTCTTGCCGTCGAACTCAAAAGGCGGGGCGCGGAACGGATCATCGCCTGCCTGTCCCATAACATCATTTCTGAGGAGGGCGTCAAAAAGCTGGAAGCTAGTCCCATCGATACGATTATCAGCACCGATACCGTGGAGAATCCCCACATCGCGGGACATAAAAAGTTCAAAACGATCACGGTGGCCCCGCTGTTCGCGGAAGCGGTTATGCGTACCCACGACCGGGAATCCTTGAGCCCACTGTTTGAGCAGGCCTCGGAACGTATCCTGAAGAGCGTTTTCGAGTACGACAAGGAGTAA
- the pth gene encoding aminoacyl-tRNA hydrolase, with the protein MKIIVGLGNPGEKYARTRHNVGFDVVEILSERNRIPLGRVRLKCLLGEGRLGAERVVLAQPQTFMNLSGEAVVQLVNWYKMEPQDVLVIYDDVDLPLGHVRIRKNGSAGTHNGMKSVIGLWGEDGFPRIRVGVGGKPQGWDLADYVLSHYPKEEQETISEAYTNAARAAEVFVTRGIEDAMREYNTRKPPKPQKEALDKPMNGEVNG; encoded by the coding sequence ATGAAAATCATCGTTGGTCTGGGCAACCCTGGGGAGAAATATGCGAGAACCCGTCACAATGTGGGTTTTGATGTGGTGGAAATTTTAAGCGAGCGAAACCGCATCCCTCTTGGCCGCGTCCGCCTGAAGTGCCTTTTGGGCGAGGGGAGGCTGGGCGCGGAACGGGTGGTGCTGGCCCAGCCCCAGACCTTTATGAACCTCTCCGGTGAAGCGGTGGTGCAGCTGGTGAACTGGTACAAGATGGAGCCGCAGGATGTGCTTGTCATCTATGACGATGTGGATCTGCCCCTCGGCCATGTGCGCATTCGAAAAAACGGCAGTGCAGGCACCCACAACGGTATGAAGTCTGTGATCGGATTGTGGGGGGAGGATGGGTTCCCCAGAATTCGCGTGGGCGTGGGGGGGAAGCCCCAGGGCTGGGATTTGGCAGATTATGTCTTGTCCCACTATCCCAAGGAGGAACAGGAAACCATCTCCGAGGCGTATACAAACGCGGCCAGGGCTGCGGAAGTGTTCGTGACCCGGGGCATCGAGGATGCCATGCGGGAATACAATACCAGAAAGCCCCCGAAGCCCCAAAAGGAGGCTTTGGATAAGCCAATGAATGGAGAGGTGAACGGGTGA
- a CDS encoding VanW family protein has product MFWELKDYEGWKRWLLTAFWVLGLVSLILIGIWFFRLEGEFAPGTEVDGVPIGGWSREEALTKLHQRSDPHLKQTEVLLSWQDRAETLGAAELGVRYNLEEILGDAWNRGRKGTVLERLYQLEEAGSGRAIYTTSLIWDRAGLEEALRSAIGSWEKAAKDAEAFFDPDADQPFTYAREETGVSIDWSKLLGRVEQGLQGRITGTIQVEVPVSVLQPDGTLRQLQEDTKKLSAMLTPLGGSSDNRVHNIKQSLAKFHGMIVRPGETVSFNETTGERSAENGYLDAPIIINKSLVDGPGGGVCQSSSTLYNAWLKAGLQVKERVHHAFPLSYVAEGFDATVNYPNLDLKFTNDSEVTVYIKAYVSGGNACVELYGRPESEVRLEQKVLERKDPPAAKILKDTEGTYVKYTDETYTVTQARQGMTVEAWRIYMENGRETHRELLHTDIYEPVQGMKYVGVQSR; this is encoded by the coding sequence ATGTTTTGGGAGCTCAAAGATTACGAAGGATGGAAAAGATGGCTTTTAACGGCCTTTTGGGTATTGGGCCTCGTGAGCCTAATCCTCATTGGAATCTGGTTTTTCCGGCTGGAAGGTGAATTTGCACCGGGGACCGAGGTGGATGGGGTTCCGATTGGCGGCTGGTCCAGGGAGGAAGCCCTGACGAAACTGCATCAAAGAAGCGATCCCCATCTCAAACAGACGGAAGTCCTTCTGTCCTGGCAGGACCGGGCGGAGACGCTGGGAGCGGCCGAGCTGGGTGTGCGGTACAATTTGGAGGAGATTTTGGGTGACGCCTGGAATAGGGGCCGAAAGGGCACTGTGCTGGAGCGGCTTTACCAGCTCGAGGAGGCTGGGAGTGGCAGAGCTATCTACACCACAAGCCTGATTTGGGACCGAGCGGGCCTTGAAGAAGCTTTAAGAAGCGCTATTGGGAGCTGGGAGAAGGCGGCAAAGGATGCGGAGGCATTCTTTGACCCCGATGCGGACCAGCCTTTTACCTATGCAAGGGAGGAGACGGGGGTTTCCATCGATTGGTCCAAGCTGCTCGGCAGAGTGGAGCAGGGTCTGCAGGGGCGAATCACGGGCACGATCCAGGTGGAGGTTCCGGTAAGCGTCCTGCAGCCGGATGGCACGCTGAGGCAGCTTCAGGAGGATACCAAGAAACTGTCCGCCATGCTCACACCCCTTGGGGGAAGCAGTGACAATCGCGTGCACAATATCAAGCAGTCCTTGGCAAAGTTTCATGGGATGATAGTACGGCCGGGGGAAACGGTCTCCTTTAATGAGACGACCGGGGAACGAAGCGCAGAGAACGGTTATCTGGATGCGCCCATTATCATCAATAAATCTCTGGTGGACGGCCCGGGCGGCGGCGTATGCCAAAGCTCCTCCACCTTGTACAACGCTTGGCTGAAGGCGGGACTTCAGGTAAAGGAGAGGGTGCATCACGCGTTTCCGTTGTCCTACGTGGCGGAGGGCTTTGATGCCACCGTAAATTATCCCAATCTGGATCTCAAATTTACCAACGACAGCGAGGTCACCGTATACATCAAGGCCTATGTCAGCGGCGGCAACGCCTGTGTTGAGCTCTATGGGCGGCCGGAGAGCGAAGTGCGTTTGGAGCAGAAAGTCCTTGAGCGCAAGGATCCACCGGCTGCCAAGATACTGAAAGACACCGAGGGCACCTACGTGAAATACACCGATGAAACCTATACGGTGACTCAGGCCCGTCAAGGCATGACGGTGGAGGCTTGGCGAATCTACATGGAAAATGGAAGGGAAACCCATCGTGAACTGCTGCACACGGATATTTACGAACCGGTTCAGGGCATGAAATATGTGGGCGTTCAGTCGCGGTAG
- the spoVG gene encoding septation regulator SpoVG has protein sequence MIITDIRVTPVKSDGKLRAFVAVTLDDEIAVHGIRIVEGQNGLIIVMPCRKTPDGEYKDIVHPINTAARTKLQDRILSVYHEMVDPVNPD, from the coding sequence ATGATCATTACAGATATCCGCGTAACTCCAGTCAAAAGCGATGGAAAATTGCGGGCATTTGTTGCCGTGACCCTGGACGATGAAATTGCCGTCCATGGGATACGGATCGTGGAGGGCCAAAATGGTCTGATTATCGTTATGCCCTGCCGCAAAACACCGGATGGGGAGTATAAAGATATCGTCCATCCCATTAACACGGCAGCCCGGACAAAACTGCAGGACAGAATTTTAAGCGTTTACCATGAAATGGTGGACCCAGTCAATCCGGATTAG
- the murC gene encoding UDP-N-acetylmuramate--L-alanine ligase has translation MINLEDYKGRRVHFVGIGGISMSGLAEILLHRGYKVTGSDINRTNLTERLEDLGAVIQQGHEPQLVNDADLLVYTAAVKPDNPERKRAGELGIPEMERAALLGEIMKQYPVRIGIAGTHGKTTATSMTACILELANLHPTIHIGGELDLIGGNTKAGNGEIFIFEACEYVDSFLQFHPTIAVVLNVDLDHLDHFKNMDHIKRSFERYLALLPEDGLAIGLADDANTLEVLKSAPSAQETFGVEGGDDVQAKNLDCDNRGHFSFDLFVEGTCLGRIALAVPGRHNVLNALAASAVALKMGLGIEDIQRGLEAYTGTHRRFELEGELMPGVSVYHDYAHHPTEVKATLATARALHPKRLWCVFQPHTYTRTAKLFELFVDAFSDADEVIVAPIYAAREPNDGQNNDARLAQRLNEKQSAIFLNSFDTISCHLADHCTPGDMVLILGAGDIEKLAIAISHSAVTA, from the coding sequence ATGATCAATCTTGAGGATTACAAGGGCCGCCGAGTTCATTTTGTGGGTATTGGCGGCATCAGCATGAGCGGTTTGGCGGAGATTCTGCTGCACCGCGGCTATAAAGTGACCGGCTCGGATATCAACCGCACCAATCTCACGGAAAGGCTGGAGGATCTTGGCGCCGTGATTCAGCAAGGCCACGAGCCCCAGCTGGTCAACGATGCCGATCTTTTGGTGTACACGGCAGCGGTCAAGCCCGACAATCCGGAACGAAAAAGGGCCGGGGAGCTGGGTATTCCCGAGATGGAACGCGCCGCTCTGCTGGGCGAGATTATGAAGCAGTACCCCGTTCGCATCGGCATTGCGGGAACTCACGGCAAGACCACGGCCACCTCCATGACGGCCTGCATCCTGGAGCTTGCAAACCTCCACCCCACCATCCATATCGGCGGGGAGCTCGATCTCATCGGAGGAAACACCAAGGCTGGCAACGGTGAAATCTTCATCTTTGAGGCCTGCGAATATGTGGACAGCTTTCTGCAGTTCCATCCCACCATTGCCGTGGTGCTCAATGTGGATCTCGATCATTTGGACCACTTCAAAAATATGGACCACATCAAGCGCTCCTTTGAGCGCTATCTGGCTCTTCTGCCCGAGGACGGCCTTGCCATTGGCCTGGCCGATGACGCCAACACCCTGGAGGTGCTCAAAAGCGCGCCGTCGGCCCAGGAAACCTTTGGGGTGGAAGGCGGCGATGATGTGCAGGCCAAAAACCTCGATTGCGATAACCGCGGTCATTTTTCCTTTGATCTTTTTGTTGAAGGCACATGCCTTGGCAGAATCGCCCTGGCCGTGCCCGGCCGCCACAACGTACTCAATGCCCTGGCCGCTTCGGCCGTTGCCCTCAAGATGGGGCTTGGCATCGAGGATATTCAGCGGGGTCTCGAGGCCTACACCGGCACCCACCGCCGTTTTGAGCTGGAGGGCGAACTGATGCCCGGCGTATCCGTCTATCACGATTACGCCCATCATCCCACCGAAGTAAAAGCGACGCTGGCTACCGCCCGGGCGCTTCATCCCAAACGTCTTTGGTGCGTATTTCAGCCCCACACCTACACCCGCACGGCGAAACTCTTTGAACTGTTCGTTGACGCCTTCAGCGACGCCGATGAGGTTATCGTGGCGCCCATTTATGCGGCGCGGGAGCCGAATGATGGTCAAAACAACGACGCACGGCTGGCACAAAGACTCAATGAAAAACAGTCAGCCATTTTCCTGAACAGTTTTGACACCATTTCCTGCCATCTGGCGGATCACTGCACGCCAGGCGATATGGTGCTGATTTTGGGCGCCGGCGACATTGAAAAGCTGGCCATTGCCATATCCCATTCGGCCGTCACCGCTTAG
- the glmU gene encoding bifunctional UDP-N-acetylglucosamine diphosphorylase/glucosamine-1-phosphate N-acetyltransferase GlmU codes for MDTSVVILAAGEGTRMKSALHKVLHPLVGRPMIQWVMEATRGVSDKPVVVVGHKKESVMDAAKGALFALQEPLLGTGHAMMAAMPKLADKKGYVLAAAGDMPLIRAETYEKMVDLAKAKNASCVVMTTLLENPAGYGRIVRDGEGRITRIVEDRDANEVQKQICEINSAVYCFHIESLLEKLPKLTNDNAQNQYYLTDVIQMMAEGGERVEALVVDSDECQGINDRVQLAAAEAVLRRRINERLMREGVTIMNPENTYIGPEVVVGRDTVIYPGNHLEGRTRIGANCILYPGSRILSSEVGDGCTVQSAVMEGASVAENTTVGPFAYLRPNSFVGKGCRIGDFVELKNARIGDGSKVSHLTYIGDGVVGERVNVGCGVVFSNYDGKKKYVSTVGDDVFIGCNVNLVAPVQVGDGAYIAAGSTVTTDAPGGALYIARSRPTIKEGWVDKYKQKDQKEEV; via the coding sequence ATGGATACCAGCGTTGTGATTTTGGCAGCGGGCGAAGGCACCCGCATGAAGAGCGCCCTGCACAAGGTGCTGCATCCCCTGGTGGGTAGGCCCATGATTCAGTGGGTGATGGAGGCGACCCGGGGGGTCAGCGATAAGCCCGTTGTGGTGGTGGGACACAAGAAGGAATCGGTGATGGATGCGGCAAAGGGCGCGCTGTTTGCACTCCAGGAGCCTCTTCTGGGAACGGGACACGCCATGATGGCCGCCATGCCGAAACTGGCCGATAAAAAAGGCTATGTACTGGCCGCCGCTGGGGATATGCCTCTCATTCGAGCCGAAACCTATGAAAAAATGGTGGACCTTGCCAAGGCGAAGAACGCATCCTGTGTGGTGATGACCACTCTTTTGGAGAACCCTGCCGGCTACGGAAGAATCGTGCGGGATGGCGAGGGCCGGATTACCCGGATCGTCGAAGACCGCGATGCCAATGAAGTCCAAAAGCAAATCTGTGAGATCAACAGTGCGGTTTACTGTTTTCATATTGAAAGCCTATTGGAGAAACTTCCTAAACTTACGAATGACAATGCACAAAATCAATATTATCTCACCGACGTGATTCAGATGATGGCTGAAGGCGGTGAACGGGTGGAGGCCCTGGTGGTGGACAGTGATGAATGCCAGGGAATCAATGACCGCGTCCAATTGGCCGCGGCTGAGGCCGTTCTGCGCCGCCGCATCAACGAAAGACTCATGCGTGAAGGCGTGACCATAATGAATCCTGAGAACACCTACATCGGGCCGGAAGTCGTTGTCGGCCGGGATACGGTGATCTATCCCGGCAATCATCTCGAGGGCAGAACCCGCATAGGGGCGAATTGCATTCTTTACCCCGGAAGCCGTATTCTTAGTAGCGAGGTGGGCGATGGCTGCACCGTGCAAAGTGCCGTAATGGAGGGCGCATCGGTGGCTGAAAATACTACGGTGGGTCCCTTCGCTTATCTTAGGCCCAACAGCTTCGTGGGCAAGGGATGCCGGATCGGGGATTTTGTTGAGCTTAAAAACGCCAGGATTGGAGACGGCTCCAAAGTATCCCATCTCACTTACATCGGTGACGGTGTGGTGGGAGAGCGGGTAAACGTGGGCTGCGGCGTGGTGTTCTCCAATTATGACGGCAAGAAAAAATACGTCTCCACCGTGGGCGACGACGTTTTTATCGGCTGCAATGTCAATTTGGTGGCTCCCGTGCAGGTGGGCGACGGCGCCTACATCGCTGCCGGTTCCACCGTGACCACCGATGCTCCGGGCGGAGCCCTTTACATCGCCAGATCCCGGCCTACCATCAAAGAGGGCTGGGTGGATAAATACAAACAGAAGGACCAGAAGGAGGAAGTATGA
- a CDS encoding HAD family hydrolase, protein MKALWFDLDGTLLPVDLDFFMEHYLHDISAYAKDLVDPKAAPEMIMRSTYAMIGNMDPAVTNEAAFAADFEKRSGCAWTRLKPLFDVYYRDEFPKLGTRIEMDGWAERIVAAAKAKGYKLVVATNPLFPRDAIEARLHWVGLDPADFLLVTTYEVMHFCKPHLAYYEEIASMTGLCPADCMMIGNDNREDMVASKLGMKTYFVTNNAITHGEPIRADHEGSREELVAFIEALPMAD, encoded by the coding sequence ATGAAAGCACTTTGGTTTGATTTGGATGGAACGCTGCTGCCAGTGGACCTGGACTTCTTCATGGAGCACTACCTGCATGACATCAGCGCCTATGCCAAGGATCTGGTGGATCCAAAGGCCGCTCCTGAGATGATCATGAGGTCCACCTATGCCATGATTGGCAATATGGACCCTGCCGTAACCAATGAGGCGGCTTTTGCTGCGGATTTTGAGAAGCGCAGCGGCTGTGCCTGGACCCGGCTGAAACCGCTTTTTGATGTCTATTATCGGGACGAGTTCCCCAAACTGGGCACGCGGATCGAGATGGACGGCTGGGCAGAGAGAATTGTGGCGGCGGCCAAGGCCAAGGGATACAAGCTGGTGGTGGCGACCAATCCCCTGTTTCCGCGGGATGCCATCGAGGCGCGGCTCCACTGGGTGGGACTTGATCCCGCCGACTTCCTTCTGGTGACGACCTATGAGGTCATGCACTTTTGTAAGCCCCATTTGGCCTACTATGAGGAGATTGCCAGCATGACGGGGCTTTGCCCGGCTGATTGCATGATGATTGGCAACGACAATCGTGAGGACATGGTGGCCTCCAAGCTGGGCATGAAGACCTACTTTGTGACCAATAACGCGATCACCCATGGCGAGCCCATCCGGGCGGACCATGAAGGCAGCCGCGAAGAGCTGGTCGCTTTTATTGAAGCACTGCCGATGGCGGATTGA
- the purR gene encoding pur operon repressor translates to MERVKRNERIGVIMQTLSRKPSQVVPLSYFCELFGVAKSSVSEDIDLAQATFERYGLGEISTVAGAAGGVFYRPKPKKEAVEDYLAGLCRRINEPSRILPGGLLYMMDFLFNPVDTQTMGEIIAAGYAHVEPGAVVTMETKGIPVAMMTARFLNVPLIICRRDNKITEGAVLTINYVSGSSDRTIRTMSLAKRLVSGVDKALIVDDFMRGGGTAKGMHELMAECGIEVVGTAVIIETEEPAQKLVTGCRALLKLKSVDEEHSAVHIIPAWNI, encoded by the coding sequence ATGGAAAGGGTCAAACGTAACGAGCGGATCGGTGTGATCATGCAGACGCTGTCCAGAAAACCCAGCCAGGTTGTCCCCTTGTCCTATTTTTGTGAACTTTTTGGGGTCGCCAAATCCTCGGTGAGTGAGGATATCGATCTTGCCCAGGCCACCTTCGAGCGCTACGGCCTTGGGGAGATATCCACGGTGGCCGGAGCGGCGGGAGGCGTATTCTACCGCCCCAAGCCCAAAAAGGAAGCGGTGGAGGATTACCTTGCCGGACTATGCCGAAGGATCAATGAGCCCTCCCGCATTCTTCCCGGCGGTCTGCTCTATATGATGGATTTTTTGTTCAACCCTGTGGATACCCAGACCATGGGCGAGATCATTGCCGCCGGATACGCCCATGTGGAGCCGGGCGCCGTGGTGACCATGGAGACCAAGGGCATTCCGGTTGCCATGATGACGGCAAGGTTCCTCAATGTCCCCCTTATCATCTGCCGCCGTGACAACAAGATCACGGAAGGCGCCGTTTTGACCATCAACTATGTGTCCGGCTCCAGTGACCGGACCATCCGTACGATGTCGCTGGCAAAACGCCTGGTGAGCGGTGTGGACAAAGCCCTTATCGTGGACGACTTTATGCGGGGCGGCGGCACGGCCAAGGGTATGCATGAGCTGATGGCGGAATGCGGCATTGAAGTGGTGGGCACAGCGGTCATCATTGAAACGGAGGAGCCGGCTCAAAAGCTGGTTACCGGCTGCCGGGCACTGCTCAAGCTTAAAAGCGTGGACGAGGAGCACAGCGCTGTACATATCATACCAGCTTGGAACATTTAG
- a CDS encoding CynX/NimT family MFS transporter has protein sequence MKNKKNWLLLLGLILFSANLRTPITAVGSLVSYIGADLNLSSAVSGFITTIPLVAFAVVSFFVGRMSKRLGMERTMFYGMLLILGGEILRSYTGAVGLFAGTAIMGCGIAVGNVLIPGMIKWKFPTKIGLLTAIYTTAMAVFSGIGSGFSVPLAEALGSWRHSLCFWAIFAILAIVIWLPQITKKNSQSAGPAGHPSGKDKSVYKSPLSWSIALMLGLQSFLFYAYVAWLPTIAQSRGMSAEAGGYIGLIFQYISLPSSFIIPILAGRAKNQKGLVIVSYACHVVGLLGFLFGQGDIMLYASTVFSGLAAGATMALAMTIIGLRAANPRQAAELSGMSQSIGYGIAAFSPMLIGAIYDATASWTIPLILLLVAGLAAGFFGLKSGENRHLFSEDDQIKEAS, from the coding sequence GTGAAAAACAAAAAAAATTGGCTGCTTCTCCTCGGTCTCATTTTGTTTTCCGCAAACCTACGTACACCCATCACTGCGGTGGGCTCGCTGGTCAGCTATATCGGCGCCGATCTCAATCTCTCCAGCGCAGTGAGCGGTTTTATCACCACCATTCCCCTGGTCGCCTTTGCTGTCGTCTCCTTTTTTGTGGGACGGATGAGCAAGCGTCTTGGAATGGAACGCACCATGTTCTATGGCATGCTTCTTATTCTGGGCGGTGAGATTCTTCGCTCCTACACAGGTGCTGTCGGCCTGTTCGCCGGTACGGCCATCATGGGCTGCGGCATCGCCGTGGGCAACGTGCTCATTCCCGGCATGATCAAATGGAAGTTCCCCACCAAGATCGGCCTTCTTACCGCCATCTATACCACAGCCATGGCGGTGTTCTCCGGCATTGGATCGGGTTTCAGCGTACCTTTGGCAGAGGCCCTGGGCAGCTGGCGCCATTCCCTTTGCTTTTGGGCAATTTTCGCGATTTTAGCCATCGTGATTTGGCTTCCCCAGATCACCAAAAAGAATAGTCAGTCCGCGGGACCTGCGGGGCATCCCTCGGGCAAGGATAAATCGGTTTACAAATCGCCGCTTTCCTGGAGCATTGCGCTCATGCTGGGCCTCCAGTCCTTCCTCTTTTACGCCTATGTGGCCTGGCTGCCCACCATCGCACAGAGCCGGGGTATGAGTGCAGAGGCAGGCGGTTATATCGGACTTATCTTCCAGTATATCAGTCTGCCCTCCTCCTTCATCATTCCCATTTTGGCCGGCCGTGCCAAGAACCAGAAGGGGCTGGTTATCGTATCCTATGCCTGCCATGTGGTGGGGCTTTTGGGTTTCCTGTTTGGACAGGGCGATATCATGCTCTATGCCAGCACCGTGTTCTCCGGGCTTGCCGCCGGCGCAACCATGGCTCTGGCCATGACCATCATCGGCCTTCGCGCCGCCAACCCCCGGCAGGCCGCGGAGCTTTCCGGCATGTCCCAGTCCATTGGATACGGCATCGCCGCCTTCTCCCCCATGCTGATCGGCGCCATCTACGATGCCACCGCCAGCTGGACGATTCCGCTCATCCTTCTTCTGGTGGCCGGTTTAGCGGCGGGATTCTTCGGGCTCAAATCCGGAGAGAACCGGCACCTTTTTTCAGAGGACGACCAAATCAAAGAGGCCAGCTAA
- a CDS encoding ribose-phosphate diphosphokinase, whose product MREHIGNIKIFSGNSNPALARQVADILGVPMGHSVVTCFSDGEISVNIRETVRGCDVFVVQSTNTPVNDHLMELLIMIDAMKRASAGRITAVIPYYGYARQDRKAAPRDPITAKLVADLLQAAGADRVLTVDLHAAQIQGFFNIPVDHLRGVPVLAAHYKERNFAGDDLVVVSPDLGSVTRARDFAGRLNAAPLAIIDKRRPRANQAEVMNIIGEIKGKRCILLDDMIDTAGTIVKGAEALKKNGATEVYACCTHPVLSGPAIERIENSCIKELVVTDTIVLPPEKKLDKIKVLSIAPVLATAIQRIYKDLPVSTLYA is encoded by the coding sequence ATGAGAGAGCACATTGGAAACATCAAGATTTTCAGCGGCAACTCCAATCCCGCACTGGCTCGGCAGGTAGCGGACATTCTGGGCGTACCCATGGGACACAGCGTGGTGACCTGTTTTAGTGATGGGGAGATCAGCGTAAACATTCGGGAGACGGTTCGCGGCTGCGACGTGTTCGTGGTGCAGTCCACCAATACGCCGGTGAACGATCACCTGATGGAACTGCTCATCATGATCGATGCGATGAAGCGGGCTTCCGCGGGCCGCATCACGGCGGTTATTCCTTATTACGGCTATGCCAGGCAGGACCGCAAAGCGGCGCCCCGAGATCCCATCACGGCGAAACTGGTGGCCGATCTGCTGCAGGCCGCCGGCGCCGACCGTGTGCTGACAGTGGATTTGCACGCTGCCCAGATCCAGGGATTCTTCAACATTCCGGTGGACCATTTGCGGGGCGTTCCCGTATTGGCCGCCCATTATAAGGAGCGGAACTTTGCTGGTGACGATCTTGTGGTCGTCTCTCCGGATCTTGGCAGCGTGACCAGGGCCAGGGATTTTGCGGGCCGTCTCAATGCGGCGCCCCTTGCTATCATCGATAAGCGCCGGCCCCGTGCCAATCAGGCGGAGGTTATGAACATCATCGGAGAGATTAAGGGCAAGCGTTGCATCCTTCTCGACGACATGATCGATACCGCGGGCACCATCGTCAAGGGCGCCGAGGCGCTGAAGAAAAATGGTGCCACCGAGGTTTACGCCTGCTGCACCCATCCGGTGCTGTCCGGCCCCGCCATCGAACGCATTGAGAACAGCTGCATCAAGGAACTGGTGGTTACCGACACCATCGTTCTTCCGCCGGAGAAAAAGCTCGACAAGATCAAGGTCCTTTCCATCGCGCCCGTACTGGCCACGGCCATCCAGCGCATCTATAAGGATCTGCCGGTGAGCACGTTGTACGCGTAA